A single window of Colletes latitarsis isolate SP2378_abdomen chromosome 11, iyColLati1, whole genome shotgun sequence DNA harbors:
- the Gem gene encoding transcription factor CP2 like gemini isoform X5: MELQFIMDGGADALNGTIWFPNTPSPPYEQLSPVRQNRCDVIATQHASMGYHSQQNCFWQDKYNSPENSPKDGVQIHSNSGSPQHLSPSTDHTANCQLTSLKRRAGEPLQQITELEKKHARRDGSVGSNGSGQGWSTQVEELAEHLAADFDGSLSALAASDLATAVASYNMSEALLALPSLTVFKQEAPSPENQQNSNLNHVSHRTIDSAPANNANGTIEADSNNNGQTAASLHQLLYASNEEYPPTSSSGNHVSSSQQVNELNEDCRFQYVLAAATSIATKVNEETLTYLNQGQSYEIKLKKLGDLSAYRGKILKGHPTFLFQSTIRICFHERRLQYTEREQMLAWQRTRPGERLLEVDVPLSYGMVDVCQPSPSNNSVEFMWDPTKEVGVYIKVNCISTEFTPKKHGGEKGVPFRIQVETRLPSGPRLHAASCQVKVFKLKGADRKHKQDRDKILRRPPHEQDKYQPSYDCTVLSDIPLESLSSTLIAQNGGSPYASTEAVSPQSRSTISGNTSPVVAPLALSVSNPGIVPLVPASDAVKENVGTAPALPSPAALLPDQSCIKAEGSSYLAPLSPDATATQTNTWLRAGRFSAFESTFASFSASDILRLSRDDLIQICGLVDGIRLFNALHSKAPTPKITLYFSLEDNGSLWRVAYLDSLTSSALMNKLLNTLKLPHDRLHSVLFLGPQGIHVLVTDELVANMKNESMYFVEIIKDNASERYKLLLKPSSHP; the protein is encoded by the exons GCGTCAATGGGATATCACAGTCAGCAAAATTGTTTCTGGCAGGACAAATACAACTCGCCTGAGAACTCTCCGAAGGACGGTGTCCAGATACATTCGAACAGCGGATCGCCCCAACATCTGAGCCCATCCACCGACCATACCGCGAATTGCCAGCTGACCAGCCTGAAACGCCGTGCCGGGGAGCCGTTGCAGCAAATCACAGAGCTCGAGAAGAAGCATGCTAGAAGAGACG GATCTGTCGGAAGCAATGGTTCTGGACAAGGTTGGTCGACTCAAGTGGAGGAACTGGCAGAACATCTTGCCGCCGATTTCGATGGATCCCTATCGGCACTTGCAGCATCCGATCTCGCGACAGCCGTCGCTTCTTACAACATGAG CGAAGCCCTCCTCGCTCTGCCATCACTGACGGTCTTCAAGCAAGAAGCACCATCGCCAGAAAATCAACAAAATTCCAA CTTGAACCACGTGTCACATAGAACGATCGATTCAGCGCCAGCGAACAACGCGAATGGCACCATCGAGGCTGACAGTAACAATAATGGACAAACGGCAGCCAGTCTTCATCAGTTGCTGTACGCGTCCAACGAGGAGTATCCTCCGACTTCTTCCTCGGGGAATCACGTTTCCTCCTCCCAGCAAGTGAACGAACTCAACGAGGATTGCCG CTTTCAGTACGTCCTTGCCGCGGCCACGAGTATCGCGACGAAAGTCAACGAGGAGACGCTCACCTACCTAAATCAGGGGCAATCGTACGAGATCAAACTGAAGAAACTAGGCGACCTGTCCGCTTATCGCGGAAAAATTCTGAAG GGACATCCGACCTTTTTGTTTCAGTCGACGATACGCATATGCTTCCACGAGAGGCGACTACAATACACGGAACGAGAACAGATGCTTGCTTGGCAACGCACAAGACCCGGTGAAAGATTGTTGGAGGTTGATGTACCCCTTAGTTATGGGATGGTGGACGTATGTCAACCGTCTCCGTCCAATAATAGCGTGGAATTCATGTGGGATCCTACCAAGGAAGTTGGCGTTTATATAAAG GTAAATTGTATCAGTACTGAATTTACGCCAAAGAAGCACGGCGGAGAAAAAGGCGTGCCATTTCGAATCCAAGTAGAAACACGGCTGCCAAGTGGACCACGTCTGCACGCCGCTTCTTGCCAGGTGAAAGTCTTCAAATTAAAAGGAGCCGATCGAAAGCACAAACAAGATCGAGATAAAATTTTGCGACGACCGCCGCACGAGCAGGACAAGTACCAACCAAGCTACGATTGCACGGTTCTTTCCGAC ATTCCTTTAGAGTCTTTATCGTCCACTTTGATAGCGCAGAACGGAGGGAGTCCTTACGCTTCGACGGAGGCAGT ATCACCCCAATCTCGCTCGACCATAAGCGGCAATACTTCGCCTGTGGTTGCACCGTTGGCACTTTCTGTTTCCAATCCCGGTATCGTACCGCTGGTCCCTGCCTCGGACGCCGTCAAGGAAAACGTGGGAACAGCACCAGCTCTGCCATCGCCCGCGGCACTCTTACCAGATCAGTCCTGCATCAAAGCAGAA GGATCGTCGTATTTGGCCCCATTGTCACCTGATGCTACCGCGACTCAGACGAATACGTGGCTCCGTGCCGGTCGATTCAGCGCCTTCGAATCTACGTTCGCGAGTTTCTCGGCCTCGGATATCTTGCGACTTTCTCGAGACGACTTGATCCAAATCTGCGGTCTGGTTGATGGCATCCGATTATTCAACGCGCTCCACTCGAAGGCGCCAACCCCGAAAATTACCCTATATTTCTCACTGGAAGACAACGGTTCCCTGTGGAGGGTCGCCTACTTGGACAGCTTGACCAGCAGCGCCTTGATGAACAAGCTCCTGAACACTTTAAAGTTACCTCATGATCGACTGCATTCTGTGCTCTTCCTTGGTCCCCAGGGTATTCACGTTTTAGTTACCGATGAATTGGTAGCAAACATGAAAAATGAGAGCATGTACTTCGTTGAAATTATCAAAG ATAACGCGAGCGAACGATACAAGCTACTCTTGAAACCATCGTCGCATCCTTAA
- the Gem gene encoding transcription factor CP2 like gemini isoform X3 yields MELQFIMDGGADALNGTIWFPNTPSPPYEQLSPVRQNRCDVIATQHASMGYHSQQNCFWQDKYNSPENSPKDGVQIHSNSGSPQHLSPSTDHTANCQLTSLKRRAGEPLQQITELEKKHARRDGSVGSNGSGQGWSTQVEELAEHLAADFDGSLSALAASDLATAVASYNMSEALLALPSLTVFKQEAPSPENQQNSNLNHVSHRTIDSAPANNANGTIEADSNNNGQTAASLHQLLYASNEEYPPTSSSGNHVSSSQQVNELNEDCRFQYVLAAATSIATKVNEETLTYLNQGQSYEIKLKKLGDLSAYRGKILKSTIRICFHERRLQYTEREQMLAWQRTRPGERLLEVDVPLSYGMVDVCQPSPSNNSVEFMWDPTKEVGVYIKVNCISTEFTPKKHGGEKGVPFRIQVETRLPSGPRLHAASCQVKVFKLKGADRKHKQDRDKILRRPPHEQDKYQPSYDCTVLSDIPLESLSSTLIAQNGGSPYASTEAVSPQSRSTISGNTSPVVAPLALSVSNPGIVPLVPASDAVKENVGTAPALPSPAALLPDQSCIKAEVSLPAQNSDSPQQLVPMKIQRGSSYLAPLSPDATATQTNTWLRAGRFSAFESTFASFSASDILRLSRDDLIQICGLVDGIRLFNALHSKAPTPKITLYFSLEDNGSLWRVAYLDSLTSSALMNKLLNTLKLPHDRLHSVLFLGPQGIHVLVTDELVANMKNESMYFVEIIKDNASERYKLLLKPSSHP; encoded by the exons GCGTCAATGGGATATCACAGTCAGCAAAATTGTTTCTGGCAGGACAAATACAACTCGCCTGAGAACTCTCCGAAGGACGGTGTCCAGATACATTCGAACAGCGGATCGCCCCAACATCTGAGCCCATCCACCGACCATACCGCGAATTGCCAGCTGACCAGCCTGAAACGCCGTGCCGGGGAGCCGTTGCAGCAAATCACAGAGCTCGAGAAGAAGCATGCTAGAAGAGACG GATCTGTCGGAAGCAATGGTTCTGGACAAGGTTGGTCGACTCAAGTGGAGGAACTGGCAGAACATCTTGCCGCCGATTTCGATGGATCCCTATCGGCACTTGCAGCATCCGATCTCGCGACAGCCGTCGCTTCTTACAACATGAG CGAAGCCCTCCTCGCTCTGCCATCACTGACGGTCTTCAAGCAAGAAGCACCATCGCCAGAAAATCAACAAAATTCCAA CTTGAACCACGTGTCACATAGAACGATCGATTCAGCGCCAGCGAACAACGCGAATGGCACCATCGAGGCTGACAGTAACAATAATGGACAAACGGCAGCCAGTCTTCATCAGTTGCTGTACGCGTCCAACGAGGAGTATCCTCCGACTTCTTCCTCGGGGAATCACGTTTCCTCCTCCCAGCAAGTGAACGAACTCAACGAGGATTGCCG CTTTCAGTACGTCCTTGCCGCGGCCACGAGTATCGCGACGAAAGTCAACGAGGAGACGCTCACCTACCTAAATCAGGGGCAATCGTACGAGATCAAACTGAAGAAACTAGGCGACCTGTCCGCTTATCGCGGAAAAATTCTGAAG TCGACGATACGCATATGCTTCCACGAGAGGCGACTACAATACACGGAACGAGAACAGATGCTTGCTTGGCAACGCACAAGACCCGGTGAAAGATTGTTGGAGGTTGATGTACCCCTTAGTTATGGGATGGTGGACGTATGTCAACCGTCTCCGTCCAATAATAGCGTGGAATTCATGTGGGATCCTACCAAGGAAGTTGGCGTTTATATAAAG GTAAATTGTATCAGTACTGAATTTACGCCAAAGAAGCACGGCGGAGAAAAAGGCGTGCCATTTCGAATCCAAGTAGAAACACGGCTGCCAAGTGGACCACGTCTGCACGCCGCTTCTTGCCAGGTGAAAGTCTTCAAATTAAAAGGAGCCGATCGAAAGCACAAACAAGATCGAGATAAAATTTTGCGACGACCGCCGCACGAGCAGGACAAGTACCAACCAAGCTACGATTGCACGGTTCTTTCCGAC ATTCCTTTAGAGTCTTTATCGTCCACTTTGATAGCGCAGAACGGAGGGAGTCCTTACGCTTCGACGGAGGCAGT ATCACCCCAATCTCGCTCGACCATAAGCGGCAATACTTCGCCTGTGGTTGCACCGTTGGCACTTTCTGTTTCCAATCCCGGTATCGTACCGCTGGTCCCTGCCTCGGACGCCGTCAAGGAAAACGTGGGAACAGCACCAGCTCTGCCATCGCCCGCGGCACTCTTACCAGATCAGTCCTGCATCAAAGCAGAAGTTAGTTTGCCCGCACAGAATTCTGACAGCCCGCAGCAACTGGTACCGATGAAAATCCAAAGG GGATCGTCGTATTTGGCCCCATTGTCACCTGATGCTACCGCGACTCAGACGAATACGTGGCTCCGTGCCGGTCGATTCAGCGCCTTCGAATCTACGTTCGCGAGTTTCTCGGCCTCGGATATCTTGCGACTTTCTCGAGACGACTTGATCCAAATCTGCGGTCTGGTTGATGGCATCCGATTATTCAACGCGCTCCACTCGAAGGCGCCAACCCCGAAAATTACCCTATATTTCTCACTGGAAGACAACGGTTCCCTGTGGAGGGTCGCCTACTTGGACAGCTTGACCAGCAGCGCCTTGATGAACAAGCTCCTGAACACTTTAAAGTTACCTCATGATCGACTGCATTCTGTGCTCTTCCTTGGTCCCCAGGGTATTCACGTTTTAGTTACCGATGAATTGGTAGCAAACATGAAAAATGAGAGCATGTACTTCGTTGAAATTATCAAAG ATAACGCGAGCGAACGATACAAGCTACTCTTGAAACCATCGTCGCATCCTTAA
- the Gem gene encoding transcription factor CP2 like gemini isoform X7 has protein sequence MKWCEIDNSRLPLLQSRRYPAITSKARRRNAVTALQDTKSRIGAMHHQFYINYANAQAGSVGSNGSGQGWSTQVEELAEHLAADFDGSLSALAASDLATAVASYNMSEALLALPSLTVFKQEAPSPENQQNSNLNHVSHRTIDSAPANNANGTIEADSNNNGQTAASLHQLLYASNEEYPPTSSSGNHVSSSQQVNELNEDCRFQYVLAAATSIATKVNEETLTYLNQGQSYEIKLKKLGDLSAYRGKILKGHPTFLFQSTIRICFHERRLQYTEREQMLAWQRTRPGERLLEVDVPLSYGMVDVCQPSPSNNSVEFMWDPTKEVGVYIKVNCISTEFTPKKHGGEKGVPFRIQVETRLPSGPRLHAASCQVKVFKLKGADRKHKQDRDKILRRPPHEQDKYQPSYDCTVLSDIPLESLSSTLIAQNGGSPYASTEAVSPQSRSTISGNTSPVVAPLALSVSNPGIVPLVPASDAVKENVGTAPALPSPAALLPDQSCIKAEVSLPAQNSDSPQQLVPMKIQRGSSYLAPLSPDATATQTNTWLRAGRFSAFESTFASFSASDILRLSRDDLIQICGLVDGIRLFNALHSKAPTPKITLYFSLEDNGSLWRVAYLDSLTSSALMNKLLNTLKLPHDRLHSVLFLGPQGIHVLVTDELVANMKNESMYFVEIIKDNASERYKLLLKPSSHP, from the exons ATGAAGTGGTGCGAGATCGACAACTCCAGGCTACCGTTGCTACAGAGCCGACGATACCCTGCGATAACGTCCAAGGCGCGACGACGAAACGCGGTCACGGCCCTTCAGGACACAAAGTCTAGGATCGGGGCCATGCATCATCAGTTTTACATCAATTATGCCAACGCTCAAGCTG GATCTGTCGGAAGCAATGGTTCTGGACAAGGTTGGTCGACTCAAGTGGAGGAACTGGCAGAACATCTTGCCGCCGATTTCGATGGATCCCTATCGGCACTTGCAGCATCCGATCTCGCGACAGCCGTCGCTTCTTACAACATGAG CGAAGCCCTCCTCGCTCTGCCATCACTGACGGTCTTCAAGCAAGAAGCACCATCGCCAGAAAATCAACAAAATTCCAA CTTGAACCACGTGTCACATAGAACGATCGATTCAGCGCCAGCGAACAACGCGAATGGCACCATCGAGGCTGACAGTAACAATAATGGACAAACGGCAGCCAGTCTTCATCAGTTGCTGTACGCGTCCAACGAGGAGTATCCTCCGACTTCTTCCTCGGGGAATCACGTTTCCTCCTCCCAGCAAGTGAACGAACTCAACGAGGATTGCCG CTTTCAGTACGTCCTTGCCGCGGCCACGAGTATCGCGACGAAAGTCAACGAGGAGACGCTCACCTACCTAAATCAGGGGCAATCGTACGAGATCAAACTGAAGAAACTAGGCGACCTGTCCGCTTATCGCGGAAAAATTCTGAAG GGACATCCGACCTTTTTGTTTCAGTCGACGATACGCATATGCTTCCACGAGAGGCGACTACAATACACGGAACGAGAACAGATGCTTGCTTGGCAACGCACAAGACCCGGTGAAAGATTGTTGGAGGTTGATGTACCCCTTAGTTATGGGATGGTGGACGTATGTCAACCGTCTCCGTCCAATAATAGCGTGGAATTCATGTGGGATCCTACCAAGGAAGTTGGCGTTTATATAAAG GTAAATTGTATCAGTACTGAATTTACGCCAAAGAAGCACGGCGGAGAAAAAGGCGTGCCATTTCGAATCCAAGTAGAAACACGGCTGCCAAGTGGACCACGTCTGCACGCCGCTTCTTGCCAGGTGAAAGTCTTCAAATTAAAAGGAGCCGATCGAAAGCACAAACAAGATCGAGATAAAATTTTGCGACGACCGCCGCACGAGCAGGACAAGTACCAACCAAGCTACGATTGCACGGTTCTTTCCGAC ATTCCTTTAGAGTCTTTATCGTCCACTTTGATAGCGCAGAACGGAGGGAGTCCTTACGCTTCGACGGAGGCAGT ATCACCCCAATCTCGCTCGACCATAAGCGGCAATACTTCGCCTGTGGTTGCACCGTTGGCACTTTCTGTTTCCAATCCCGGTATCGTACCGCTGGTCCCTGCCTCGGACGCCGTCAAGGAAAACGTGGGAACAGCACCAGCTCTGCCATCGCCCGCGGCACTCTTACCAGATCAGTCCTGCATCAAAGCAGAAGTTAGTTTGCCCGCACAGAATTCTGACAGCCCGCAGCAACTGGTACCGATGAAAATCCAAAGG GGATCGTCGTATTTGGCCCCATTGTCACCTGATGCTACCGCGACTCAGACGAATACGTGGCTCCGTGCCGGTCGATTCAGCGCCTTCGAATCTACGTTCGCGAGTTTCTCGGCCTCGGATATCTTGCGACTTTCTCGAGACGACTTGATCCAAATCTGCGGTCTGGTTGATGGCATCCGATTATTCAACGCGCTCCACTCGAAGGCGCCAACCCCGAAAATTACCCTATATTTCTCACTGGAAGACAACGGTTCCCTGTGGAGGGTCGCCTACTTGGACAGCTTGACCAGCAGCGCCTTGATGAACAAGCTCCTGAACACTTTAAAGTTACCTCATGATCGACTGCATTCTGTGCTCTTCCTTGGTCCCCAGGGTATTCACGTTTTAGTTACCGATGAATTGGTAGCAAACATGAAAAATGAGAGCATGTACTTCGTTGAAATTATCAAAG ATAACGCGAGCGAACGATACAAGCTACTCTTGAAACCATCGTCGCATCCTTAA
- the Gem gene encoding transcription factor CP2 like gemini isoform X6 has product MELQFIMDGGADALNGTIWFPNTPSPPYEQLSPVRQNRCDVIATQHASMGYHSQQNCFWQDKYNSPENSPKDGVQIHSNSGSPQHLSPSTDHTANCQLTSLKRRAGEPLQQITELEKKHARRDGSVGSNGSGQGWSTQVEELAEHLAADFDGSLSALAASDLATAVASYNMSEALLALPSLTVFKQEAPSPENQQNSNLNHVSHRTIDSAPANNANGTIEADSNNNGQTAASLHQLLYASNEEYPPTSSSGNHVSSSQQVNELNEDCRFQYVLAAATSIATKVNEETLTYLNQGQSYEIKLKKLGDLSAYRGKILKSTIRICFHERRLQYTEREQMLAWQRTRPGERLLEVDVPLSYGMVDVCQPSPSNNSVEFMWDPTKEVGVYIKVNCISTEFTPKKHGGEKGVPFRIQVETRLPSGPRLHAASCQVKVFKLKGADRKHKQDRDKILRRPPHEQDKYQPSYDCTVLSDIPLESLSSTLIAQNGGSPYASTEAVSPQSRSTISGNTSPVVAPLALSVSNPGIVPLVPASDAVKENVGTAPALPSPAALLPDQSCIKAEGSSYLAPLSPDATATQTNTWLRAGRFSAFESTFASFSASDILRLSRDDLIQICGLVDGIRLFNALHSKAPTPKITLYFSLEDNGSLWRVAYLDSLTSSALMNKLLNTLKLPHDRLHSVLFLGPQGIHVLVTDELVANMKNESMYFVEIIKDNASERYKLLLKPSSHP; this is encoded by the exons GCGTCAATGGGATATCACAGTCAGCAAAATTGTTTCTGGCAGGACAAATACAACTCGCCTGAGAACTCTCCGAAGGACGGTGTCCAGATACATTCGAACAGCGGATCGCCCCAACATCTGAGCCCATCCACCGACCATACCGCGAATTGCCAGCTGACCAGCCTGAAACGCCGTGCCGGGGAGCCGTTGCAGCAAATCACAGAGCTCGAGAAGAAGCATGCTAGAAGAGACG GATCTGTCGGAAGCAATGGTTCTGGACAAGGTTGGTCGACTCAAGTGGAGGAACTGGCAGAACATCTTGCCGCCGATTTCGATGGATCCCTATCGGCACTTGCAGCATCCGATCTCGCGACAGCCGTCGCTTCTTACAACATGAG CGAAGCCCTCCTCGCTCTGCCATCACTGACGGTCTTCAAGCAAGAAGCACCATCGCCAGAAAATCAACAAAATTCCAA CTTGAACCACGTGTCACATAGAACGATCGATTCAGCGCCAGCGAACAACGCGAATGGCACCATCGAGGCTGACAGTAACAATAATGGACAAACGGCAGCCAGTCTTCATCAGTTGCTGTACGCGTCCAACGAGGAGTATCCTCCGACTTCTTCCTCGGGGAATCACGTTTCCTCCTCCCAGCAAGTGAACGAACTCAACGAGGATTGCCG CTTTCAGTACGTCCTTGCCGCGGCCACGAGTATCGCGACGAAAGTCAACGAGGAGACGCTCACCTACCTAAATCAGGGGCAATCGTACGAGATCAAACTGAAGAAACTAGGCGACCTGTCCGCTTATCGCGGAAAAATTCTGAAG TCGACGATACGCATATGCTTCCACGAGAGGCGACTACAATACACGGAACGAGAACAGATGCTTGCTTGGCAACGCACAAGACCCGGTGAAAGATTGTTGGAGGTTGATGTACCCCTTAGTTATGGGATGGTGGACGTATGTCAACCGTCTCCGTCCAATAATAGCGTGGAATTCATGTGGGATCCTACCAAGGAAGTTGGCGTTTATATAAAG GTAAATTGTATCAGTACTGAATTTACGCCAAAGAAGCACGGCGGAGAAAAAGGCGTGCCATTTCGAATCCAAGTAGAAACACGGCTGCCAAGTGGACCACGTCTGCACGCCGCTTCTTGCCAGGTGAAAGTCTTCAAATTAAAAGGAGCCGATCGAAAGCACAAACAAGATCGAGATAAAATTTTGCGACGACCGCCGCACGAGCAGGACAAGTACCAACCAAGCTACGATTGCACGGTTCTTTCCGAC ATTCCTTTAGAGTCTTTATCGTCCACTTTGATAGCGCAGAACGGAGGGAGTCCTTACGCTTCGACGGAGGCAGT ATCACCCCAATCTCGCTCGACCATAAGCGGCAATACTTCGCCTGTGGTTGCACCGTTGGCACTTTCTGTTTCCAATCCCGGTATCGTACCGCTGGTCCCTGCCTCGGACGCCGTCAAGGAAAACGTGGGAACAGCACCAGCTCTGCCATCGCCCGCGGCACTCTTACCAGATCAGTCCTGCATCAAAGCAGAA GGATCGTCGTATTTGGCCCCATTGTCACCTGATGCTACCGCGACTCAGACGAATACGTGGCTCCGTGCCGGTCGATTCAGCGCCTTCGAATCTACGTTCGCGAGTTTCTCGGCCTCGGATATCTTGCGACTTTCTCGAGACGACTTGATCCAAATCTGCGGTCTGGTTGATGGCATCCGATTATTCAACGCGCTCCACTCGAAGGCGCCAACCCCGAAAATTACCCTATATTTCTCACTGGAAGACAACGGTTCCCTGTGGAGGGTCGCCTACTTGGACAGCTTGACCAGCAGCGCCTTGATGAACAAGCTCCTGAACACTTTAAAGTTACCTCATGATCGACTGCATTCTGTGCTCTTCCTTGGTCCCCAGGGTATTCACGTTTTAGTTACCGATGAATTGGTAGCAAACATGAAAAATGAGAGCATGTACTTCGTTGAAATTATCAAAG ATAACGCGAGCGAACGATACAAGCTACTCTTGAAACCATCGTCGCATCCTTAA
- the Gem gene encoding transcription factor CP2 like gemini isoform X4, with product MELQFIMDGGADALNGTIWFPNTPSPPYEQLSPVRQNRCDVIATQHDKYNSPENSPKDGVQIHSNSGSPQHLSPSTDHTANCQLTSLKRRAGEPLQQITELEKKHARRDGSVGSNGSGQGWSTQVEELAEHLAADFDGSLSALAASDLATAVASYNMSEALLALPSLTVFKQEAPSPENQQNSNLNHVSHRTIDSAPANNANGTIEADSNNNGQTAASLHQLLYASNEEYPPTSSSGNHVSSSQQVNELNEDCRFQYVLAAATSIATKVNEETLTYLNQGQSYEIKLKKLGDLSAYRGKILKGHPTFLFQSTIRICFHERRLQYTEREQMLAWQRTRPGERLLEVDVPLSYGMVDVCQPSPSNNSVEFMWDPTKEVGVYIKVNCISTEFTPKKHGGEKGVPFRIQVETRLPSGPRLHAASCQVKVFKLKGADRKHKQDRDKILRRPPHEQDKYQPSYDCTVLSDIPLESLSSTLIAQNGGSPYASTEAVSPQSRSTISGNTSPVVAPLALSVSNPGIVPLVPASDAVKENVGTAPALPSPAALLPDQSCIKAEVSLPAQNSDSPQQLVPMKIQRGSSYLAPLSPDATATQTNTWLRAGRFSAFESTFASFSASDILRLSRDDLIQICGLVDGIRLFNALHSKAPTPKITLYFSLEDNGSLWRVAYLDSLTSSALMNKLLNTLKLPHDRLHSVLFLGPQGIHVLVTDELVANMKNESMYFVEIIKDNASERYKLLLKPSSHP from the exons GACAAATACAACTCGCCTGAGAACTCTCCGAAGGACGGTGTCCAGATACATTCGAACAGCGGATCGCCCCAACATCTGAGCCCATCCACCGACCATACCGCGAATTGCCAGCTGACCAGCCTGAAACGCCGTGCCGGGGAGCCGTTGCAGCAAATCACAGAGCTCGAGAAGAAGCATGCTAGAAGAGACG GATCTGTCGGAAGCAATGGTTCTGGACAAGGTTGGTCGACTCAAGTGGAGGAACTGGCAGAACATCTTGCCGCCGATTTCGATGGATCCCTATCGGCACTTGCAGCATCCGATCTCGCGACAGCCGTCGCTTCTTACAACATGAG CGAAGCCCTCCTCGCTCTGCCATCACTGACGGTCTTCAAGCAAGAAGCACCATCGCCAGAAAATCAACAAAATTCCAA CTTGAACCACGTGTCACATAGAACGATCGATTCAGCGCCAGCGAACAACGCGAATGGCACCATCGAGGCTGACAGTAACAATAATGGACAAACGGCAGCCAGTCTTCATCAGTTGCTGTACGCGTCCAACGAGGAGTATCCTCCGACTTCTTCCTCGGGGAATCACGTTTCCTCCTCCCAGCAAGTGAACGAACTCAACGAGGATTGCCG CTTTCAGTACGTCCTTGCCGCGGCCACGAGTATCGCGACGAAAGTCAACGAGGAGACGCTCACCTACCTAAATCAGGGGCAATCGTACGAGATCAAACTGAAGAAACTAGGCGACCTGTCCGCTTATCGCGGAAAAATTCTGAAG GGACATCCGACCTTTTTGTTTCAGTCGACGATACGCATATGCTTCCACGAGAGGCGACTACAATACACGGAACGAGAACAGATGCTTGCTTGGCAACGCACAAGACCCGGTGAAAGATTGTTGGAGGTTGATGTACCCCTTAGTTATGGGATGGTGGACGTATGTCAACCGTCTCCGTCCAATAATAGCGTGGAATTCATGTGGGATCCTACCAAGGAAGTTGGCGTTTATATAAAG GTAAATTGTATCAGTACTGAATTTACGCCAAAGAAGCACGGCGGAGAAAAAGGCGTGCCATTTCGAATCCAAGTAGAAACACGGCTGCCAAGTGGACCACGTCTGCACGCCGCTTCTTGCCAGGTGAAAGTCTTCAAATTAAAAGGAGCCGATCGAAAGCACAAACAAGATCGAGATAAAATTTTGCGACGACCGCCGCACGAGCAGGACAAGTACCAACCAAGCTACGATTGCACGGTTCTTTCCGAC ATTCCTTTAGAGTCTTTATCGTCCACTTTGATAGCGCAGAACGGAGGGAGTCCTTACGCTTCGACGGAGGCAGT ATCACCCCAATCTCGCTCGACCATAAGCGGCAATACTTCGCCTGTGGTTGCACCGTTGGCACTTTCTGTTTCCAATCCCGGTATCGTACCGCTGGTCCCTGCCTCGGACGCCGTCAAGGAAAACGTGGGAACAGCACCAGCTCTGCCATCGCCCGCGGCACTCTTACCAGATCAGTCCTGCATCAAAGCAGAAGTTAGTTTGCCCGCACAGAATTCTGACAGCCCGCAGCAACTGGTACCGATGAAAATCCAAAGG GGATCGTCGTATTTGGCCCCATTGTCACCTGATGCTACCGCGACTCAGACGAATACGTGGCTCCGTGCCGGTCGATTCAGCGCCTTCGAATCTACGTTCGCGAGTTTCTCGGCCTCGGATATCTTGCGACTTTCTCGAGACGACTTGATCCAAATCTGCGGTCTGGTTGATGGCATCCGATTATTCAACGCGCTCCACTCGAAGGCGCCAACCCCGAAAATTACCCTATATTTCTCACTGGAAGACAACGGTTCCCTGTGGAGGGTCGCCTACTTGGACAGCTTGACCAGCAGCGCCTTGATGAACAAGCTCCTGAACACTTTAAAGTTACCTCATGATCGACTGCATTCTGTGCTCTTCCTTGGTCCCCAGGGTATTCACGTTTTAGTTACCGATGAATTGGTAGCAAACATGAAAAATGAGAGCATGTACTTCGTTGAAATTATCAAAG ATAACGCGAGCGAACGATACAAGCTACTCTTGAAACCATCGTCGCATCCTTAA